One Lepisosteus oculatus isolate fLepOcu1 chromosome 4, fLepOcu1.hap2, whole genome shotgun sequence genomic window, TTGTAAAACAGTTTCTGAGTATCTGCAGTAAGCCACCGGACTGAGAAGCCTCGATGCCGTTCAGGAAAACGGAATGTGACGGTTTCCATGTGTGATGTGtgaagacactggacacagaccgTCCAGACTGCATCTCCACTGTTATTCATCTCTCTTGAGGGTGTCGCTTGCTACTTCTTCTTCTTTACTGACACCTATATTAATATCGGGaggcagaaaatatattttcctcaACAGCCAATAAAACcatggatttttagaaatcaCGGATCGTGTCGTCTTTTTCCTAAAcactttataaaaaagcttccagtcctgccttttttttccatgaGATGATTTCCGTGCATTCTGCGTCGGTGCAGTGCGGCACAAAACGCACTTTTCATGTAATTCTTCCAGGTTATTAAAAGAAATCTAAAAAGGTGGAGGAGTAACTTGCCCGTATGGTCTTCATTCATTGTGGTTTCTATACCTTGATTCCCTTTCTTTCTCCTGTCCCTCAGAATTTCCCTCAGTTTCAGGGTtctccatttttttttgcaatagaGAAATGGCTAAACTTGTAGCAATAATGACCCTTCATTCAGACACCAACCTCCCGCTGTAACCTCCAGGCTGCCTGCCCTCGAGGAGCCCCGCAGGAGAGCGCTCCCCCTAATCAGAGCTCCTTTCTCCGTTAACAAAAAGGAGCGAACAAAACTGAACACATTTTATCCATCCTCCTATTAGCCAGCCAGCTAAAATAATGCCCCCGCCTCCGCATCAATGAGGAATATTTAAGGACGTCAATCTAGCAGCTCTTGGGCCCCTTTTGTCTTTACTGAGGACTCAGCCTTCCTACCACACACCTTTTGTTCATGAATCCAATAAAGGCTATTATTCCTACCTTCCAACCCAACTCGAACTGCTTCTTTCAGGGTATTTTAGATGCCTAATCGCGTCCTCAAAGCTCCTCAATGTAGAATAACTTCCTCCTTTCAGAGCACTTGGCACTTGCACAATTAATTCGAGTGTGCCTGGGCTGCCCTTTCTAACTGGCTCCAGCaagacattttttgtaaatCGCAAGAGGCTAACAAAGCGAAAATCGCTCGCAACCAGCGCCCAAATAGCTCTTCATAAAGAATTCAGAGCTGGGGAAGAGGGTTTATCTGTGATTTAACACTTCCTGATGTGAACGGAGGAGTGAATCTACGAACAAACGTTCTGCCGTCATTTGGGATCGTGTATCAGAAATATCTGATCGCGGGGACCGCAGCACGTGACCGATATTCgtgctttattgtttttttgcgGGGAGAGGCGAAAATGAGAAAGCGAACCTGGTTTTTGTATCCGTAGTAAAGACGAGCTTCCTCATAACAGACATTAAAATGGCACAGTATAGCACCTGCTTATGTCAGATTGTAGTGGGATTATCTTCTTCAACAAATGGTGTGATCAggaaacataaaatacatttcctgaGACGCATATTCATCAAAAACATACTTTAATAAAGATATGGCAGCTTCACATAAGTAAAACATTGCACCTCAAAAATTTATTAGATTCCATTCTTTTAAAAGCAGGGCGTTTTATACAAACTTGGGAGTTCCTTCTTACCATGAGCAAATACATTCGAACATGCTATGTACAGATCCAATACAATTGGTCTTCATATTGGATTTAGAAATTTTCGTTGAGATTATGCGTTAAGGAACCACAAACTAGCAAACTCACAGTTCAGTGGTACACTCCATACCATAGTTATTGGGAGGAATAACAACCTGTTAAATATCGGTGAGAGCAGACATCTTTTAAGGGTTATATTTTCTCATGCCAAATATATCAAAAACATAGTTTTGAAAACGAGTGTTCGTGACAAGTGGCCTTAAGTCCTCAGAAAGGATAATTTTGCGTCCAGTGGAAACAAACATCTGGGATTTCTCCGGAAAACGAAGAGGTATCTGAATTTCCTGGGACGTAATCCGTTTTTCGGCACACTGGTTTCTCGTGTTTTAATGACCTCTCATCGCAGGGGTCGCGAGGGTCTTGTTCAGTTTACAGAAATCCGACGTGAGTTCAACTTGGCTACCAAAGCATATAAGTAGTGCAGTTAATACTGTTTTCGTACAGGAATCGTTTAGGCTCCAGTGGTAACTTTACTCgagaataacaaaaaaatagttCATTTTAATGGCTAAAAAGTAATACATTATGGGAATTGTACATTGGGCAGCGTTCTAGTGTTAAGATATAGGAAAACGTGAACATTCCTTGCTGTCTCGGAGATAACTGCAGTACTGTAACActactgtcattttttttttatttagatccCCACTTCGACAAcgaagttttgtttttcttggtaAATGTGTTATTTCCATCACAAGTGAACAACGACACCAGCAAAACGCGTAATGGCTCTGACGTCCTGCTGCAGGGTTTCGCTACCAAGCTCGGATGCCCTGCAGTGTTCCTTGGCACGGCGAGACCGCGGTTCCCTGGTGCGTCTGAGGCTGGGATGAACTGCTGAGGCTGGCAATATTACCGAGGTTCATGTTCATAAACGCGTTGGCAGTCGTGGTAGGAGGGAGAGCAGGGATGCTGGAATATGTACAGCTGTAACTGGAGTTATACGCAGGATTGCTGTAGGTATAAGCAGGGTAGCCGTTATAAGTGTAAGGGTTCGCCCCCACCGTGTACGGCGCGTTGTAGTTCTGCGATCCTCCTAAACAGGGCTTGCCATCCCGGACCAGCACGGGCACCGCCACACGTCTGGGCGGCGGCGGGTGGTGGTGACCTGCCATTTCCAGCGATTTGTCCTGGCGCTGCCGTTTACATTTATACCGCCGGTTCTGGAACCAGATTTTGACCTGCGTGGAGGTGAGTTTCAGAGTGCTGGCTAAGTGTTCCCTCTCCGGCGCCGAGAGGTATCTCTGCTGTTTGAACCGCCTCTCCAGCTCGAACACCTGGGCCTGCGAGAAGAGAACTCGCGGTTTCCGCCTCGTCCTCTGCTTCTGCGGCCGCTCCGAGTCCGAGTGTCGGCTGTCGTCGCATTCCTGAGACTTTGTGATACTGCAGCTTTCTGTAAAATTAGACACAGTTGGTACAGAACTGTGTTTAGCAACTGTCTTCGCAATTTTAAAAAACTCACAAGACGTAAACCATTGGCTGTACATACGTAGATTTTATAGGCCTactgacaaaaaaacatttttcttcataaaattaaattaaaaagctaTTGTTATTAATGAATGTAAAGGGTAAAGTGAGTATGATGTAAAACTCGGATAACTCAGTGCTAAATAGTCCCTATTAAAGTACCTGTCGttaatttaagatgttttttaatatatatatatatcaaccTCCAACAAAACATTCGAGCTGTTAATTACGTTATAAGGCTCTACTGTAAATATTCTTGGAGTTCAAATCAGAAGATTTGAAGAGATGAAAAGCGCAAAACGTGTTCATTCTGGGTATAGTGTGTATTCTACTTTTCGAAACATTTcactgattatttttattgctgttgCGTGTTAATTGTTATAAGAACTGTTAGTAGCTCAAACAGTAAAAATCGGTTTCTTGAGACCTATCAGCACATATTATATTTATGGACGCTCTGTGAATCCCATGTCATTTGTCTTGAATTTGAAGTCCTTTTAAGGAAAGAATTTCCACCTTTATGCGGTGGTTAGCTTTAAT contains:
- the nkx2.3 gene encoding homeobox protein Nkx-2.3, producing MLPSPVTSTPFSVKDILNLEQQSQQHQALHLEHPHAHLHQEVQPPPHFQSPSCMLAAGESPSFSDGEEKMSFLNSLSVRDSHGEASISPELYVQAALGHSADTKLEGDLEEQETKSCSITKSQECDDSRHSDSERPQKQRTRRKPRVLFSQAQVFELERRFKQQRYLSAPEREHLASTLKLTSTQVKIWFQNRRYKCKRQRQDKSLEMAGHHHPPPPRRVAVPVLVRDGKPCLGGSQNYNAPYTVGANPYTYNGYPAYTYSNPAYNSSYSCTYSSIPALPPTTTANAFMNMNLGNIASLSSSSQPQTHQGTAVSPCQGTLQGIRAW